The following proteins come from a genomic window of Anaerobutyricum hallii:
- a CDS encoding TIGR00730 family Rossman fold protein: protein MTRLTICMYGAASDRINSIYINAANELGKEIAKRHHKLIYGGGASGLMGACASGVLENGGEVTGVVPTFMNKFEPIKSECTEIVRTETMSLRKEVMEENADAFVIAPGGIGTFDEFFQILTLTELGRSAKPIIIYNVAGFYDDTIANIDKLIGMGFIRESVKSLFSVCETPEEVLNAVEWLTSQ from the coding sequence ATGACCAGACTTACAATATGTATGTATGGCGCAGCAAGCGACCGCATCAATTCCATCTATATAAATGCAGCGAACGAATTGGGAAAGGAAATTGCAAAACGACACCATAAACTCATCTATGGCGGGGGTGCCAGCGGACTGATGGGAGCCTGTGCAAGCGGTGTATTAGAAAACGGTGGAGAGGTAACAGGCGTTGTTCCGACCTTCATGAACAAGTTTGAACCGATTAAAAGTGAATGCACTGAAATTGTACGCACAGAAACTATGAGTCTTCGAAAAGAAGTCATGGAAGAGAATGCAGATGCATTCGTTATCGCCCCTGGTGGAATCGGAACTTTTGATGAATTCTTCCAGATACTTACTTTGACCGAACTTGGTCGAAGCGCAAAGCCGATTATTATATACAATGTTGCCGGTTTCTATGATGACACGATTGCAAATATTGATAAACTTATCGGCATGGGCTTTATCCGCGAATCCGTAAAGTCGCTCTTCTCTGTATGCGAAACACCGGAAGAGGTACTTAATGCAGTTGAATGGTTAACAAGTCAATAG
- the cysD gene encoding sulfate adenylyltransferase subunit CysD, which translates to MSDMTHLDELEAEAIYIMREVVAECEKPVMLYSIGKDSSVMLHLALKAFYPEKPPFPFLHVNTTWKFKEMIEFRDKTAEKYGLDMIEYINEEGVKKGINPFDHGSSYTDIMKTQALKQALDKYGFTAAFGGGRRDEEKSRAKERIFSFRNSSHAWDPKNQRPEMWKLYNTTIHQGEEMRVFPISNWTEKDIWQYIKREKIDIVPLYFAAERPFVRRNGNIIMVDDDRMRLEPGEKIEHGKIRFRTLGCYPLTGGIESDADTLDAIIDETLSAVSSERTSRVIDSDGGAASMEKRKREGYF; encoded by the coding sequence ATGAGTGATATGACCCATCTTGATGAGTTAGAAGCAGAAGCGATATACATTATGCGAGAAGTTGTAGCAGAATGTGAGAAGCCGGTAATGCTTTATTCTATTGGTAAAGATTCTTCTGTAATGCTTCATTTAGCATTGAAGGCTTTTTATCCAGAAAAGCCACCGTTTCCATTTTTACATGTAAACACTACATGGAAGTTTAAGGAAATGATTGAATTCAGGGATAAAACGGCTGAGAAATATGGACTTGATATGATCGAGTATATTAATGAAGAAGGGGTTAAGAAGGGGATTAATCCATTTGACCATGGTTCTTCTTACACAGATATCATGAAAACGCAGGCTTTGAAGCAGGCGCTTGATAAATATGGTTTTACAGCAGCTTTCGGTGGCGGAAGAAGAGACGAAGAGAAATCCAGAGCGAAGGAGAGGATTTTCTCCTTCCGTAATTCCAGTCATGCATGGGATCCGAAGAATCAGCGCCCGGAGATGTGGAAGCTGTATAATACAACAATCCATCAGGGCGAGGAGATGCGTGTATTCCCTATTTCTAACTGGACAGAAAAGGATATCTGGCAGTATATCAAGCGTGAGAAGATTGATATCGTGCCATTATATTTTGCAGCAGAAAGACCTTTTGTCAGAAGAAACGGCAATATTATCATGGTTGATGATGATCGTATGAGATTAGAACCGGGAGAAAAGATTGAGCATGGAAAGATTCGTTTCCGTACACTTGGATGTTATCCATTAACTGGTGGAATCGAAAGTGATGCAGATACTTTAGATGCTATTATCGATGAGACATTAAGCGCAGTATCTTCAGAGAGAACCAGTCGTGTTATTGACAGTGATGGTGGAGCAGCCAGTATGGAGAAGAGAAAAAGGGAGGGTTATTTCTAA
- the cysC gene encoding adenylyl-sulfate kinase, whose amino-acid sequence MNSLLKFITCGSVDDGKSTLIGHMLYDAKLLFADQKRALELDSKVGSRGGAIDYSLLLDGLMAEREQGITIDVAYRYFTTEHRSFIVADTPGHEEYTRNMAVGASFAELAVILVDATQGVLVQTRRHTRICSLMGIEHFVFAVNKMDLINYDANRFEKIEREIKMMAAEYDYKSIKILPVSATEGDNVTVKSTKMPWYKGESLLTYLENIQVHDDSLEKGFTMPVQRVCRPDRTFRGFQGQIESGQIKVGDEIIALPSNEKAEVKGILDAGKEVTESSRGHAVTISLDREVDVSRGCVLVHNAKPKTGNLFTAKILWMDDTHLVAGKNYLLKLGTKMIPAVVMNIKYKIDVNTGNEVHADAIYKNEIAACDIAVSDKIVFEKFKDNHALGSMILIDRITNMTSACGVIMHALRRTDNLTWHEMDITREFRAQQKGQTPKTIWLTGLSGSGKSTLANELEKRLVALGKHTMLLDGDNVRMGLNKNLGFKEADRIENIRRIAEVAKLMNDAGLIVITSFISPYVRDRRNAREIIGDDSFIEVYVSTPVEECEKRDVKGLYKKARTGEIPNFTGISSPYEAPEHPEVTIDTTGKSLEDSVDYVMAQLEEKLG is encoded by the coding sequence ATGAACAGTCTTCTTAAGTTTATTACGTGCGGTAGCGTAGATGATGGAAAGTCTACCTTGATTGGACATATGCTTTATGATGCAAAGTTACTTTTTGCAGATCAGAAAAGAGCATTAGAACTTGATAGTAAAGTAGGTTCACGTGGCGGAGCAATTGATTATTCTCTTCTTCTTGACGGTTTAATGGCAGAAAGAGAACAGGGGATTACGATTGATGTCGCATATCGTTATTTTACAACAGAACATCGTTCTTTTATTGTAGCGGATACACCGGGGCATGAAGAATATACAAGAAATATGGCAGTAGGAGCTTCTTTTGCAGAGCTTGCAGTTATTCTTGTAGATGCCACACAGGGTGTTCTTGTACAGACAAGACGTCATACAAGAATCTGTTCGTTAATGGGAATCGAGCATTTTGTCTTTGCGGTAAATAAGATGGATTTAATTAATTATGATGCAAATCGTTTTGAGAAGATTGAGCGCGAGATCAAGATGATGGCAGCAGAGTATGATTATAAATCTATTAAGATCCTTCCAGTTTCTGCAACAGAGGGAGATAATGTTACTGTGAAGTCAACAAAGATGCCATGGTACAAAGGAGAGTCTCTTCTCACATATCTTGAAAACATTCAGGTACATGATGATTCTCTTGAAAAAGGATTTACGATGCCGGTGCAGAGAGTGTGTCGTCCTGACCGAACTTTCCGCGGATTCCAGGGACAGATTGAATCAGGCCAGATCAAGGTTGGAGACGAGATTATTGCTCTGCCATCTAATGAGAAGGCAGAAGTAAAGGGTATTCTTGATGCAGGTAAAGAAGTAACAGAAAGTAGTCGTGGACATGCAGTAACAATTTCTCTTGACAGAGAAGTTGATGTATCAAGAGGTTGTGTTCTTGTTCATAATGCGAAACCAAAGACGGGTAATCTGTTTACAGCAAAGATTTTATGGATGGATGATACACATCTTGTTGCTGGTAAGAACTATCTTTTAAAACTTGGAACAAAGATGATTCCGGCTGTTGTTATGAATATTAAGTATAAGATTGATGTTAATACCGGGAATGAAGTACATGCAGATGCTATTTATAAGAATGAAATCGCAGCCTGTGATATTGCAGTTTCTGATAAGATTGTTTTTGAGAAATTTAAAGATAATCATGCATTAGGTTCCATGATTCTTATCGACAGAATTACGAATATGACTTCTGCTTGTGGTGTTATCATGCATGCTTTAAGACGTACAGATAATCTTACATGGCATGAGATGGATATTACAAGAGAATTCCGCGCACAGCAAAAAGGACAGACACCTAAGACCATCTGGCTTACTGGTCTTTCCGGTTCCGGCAAGTCTACGCTTGCAAATGAGCTGGAGAAGCGTCTTGTGGCTCTTGGTAAGCATACAATGCTTTTAGATGGGGACAATGTACGTATGGGACTGAACAAGAACCTTGGCTTTAAAGAGGCAGATCGTATCGAGAATATTCGCCGTATTGCAGAAGTGGCTAAGTTAATGAATGATGCCGGGCTTATTGTAATTACATCGTTTATTTCCCCATATGTACGTGACAGACGCAACGCAAGAGAGATTATTGGAGATGACAGCTTTATTGAAGTATACGTAAGTACACCGGTAGAAGAGTGCGAAAAGCGTGATGTTAAGGGCCTTTACAAGAAGGCAAGAACAGGAGAAATTCCGAACTTTACAGGCATATCCAGCCCATATGAAGCACCGGAACATCCTGAAGTTACGATTGATACGACAGGAAAGAGCCTTGAAGATAGTGTGGATTATGTTATGGCACAGTTGGAAGAAAAGTTAGGTTAA
- a CDS encoding AAA family ATPase: MKKVITISREFGSGGHDIGMEVAKRLNIPFYDQEIVDKAVAESGFTKEFIEEHGEYSTLSSVLLGTSAPFDSYYYAEDPQDKIFKIQRRIIKKFAQEGPCVIVGRCSNYILEQADIDSFDIFIKADIEKRAENVADRVELKGDELIKFLQRRDHKRRVYYRFYTRRKWGDYHDYNMMLDSGMIGKDKCVDMIISAIGE; encoded by the coding sequence ATGAAGAAGGTTATAACAATCAGCAGAGAATTTGGAAGTGGCGGTCATGATATAGGAATGGAAGTAGCAAAGCGTTTGAATATTCCGTTTTATGATCAGGAAATCGTGGATAAAGCCGTTGCAGAGAGTGGCTTTACGAAAGAGTTTATAGAAGAACATGGCGAATACAGTACACTTTCTTCTGTATTACTTGGAACTTCCGCACCTTTTGACAGCTATTATTATGCAGAGGATCCTCAGGATAAGATTTTTAAGATTCAGCGCAGGATCATTAAGAAGTTTGCACAGGAAGGTCCATGTGTTATTGTAGGAAGATGTTCAAACTATATTTTAGAGCAGGCAGATATTGATAGTTTTGATATATTTATCAAGGCAGATATTGAAAAGAGAGCGGAGAATGTAGCGGACAGAGTTGAACTGAAGGGAGACGAATTGATTAAGTTCCTTCAGAGAAGAGATCATAAGAGAAGGGTATATTATCGTTTCTATACTAGGAGAAAATGGGGCGATTATCACGACTATAATATGATGCTGGATAGTGGAATGATTGGCAAGGATAAATGTGTTGACATGATTATTAGTGCGATTGGTGAATGA